From a single Pleurodeles waltl isolate 20211129_DDA chromosome 10, aPleWal1.hap1.20221129, whole genome shotgun sequence genomic region:
- the PLK1 gene encoding serine/threonine-protein kinase PLK1, whose protein sequence is MSAIPGKAGAPLAVMKQPEPARTAAPAPKEIPETLVDPRTRRRYRRGRFLGKGGFAKCFEITDMETEEVLAGKIVPKSLLLKPHQKEKMSMEISIHRSLGHRHVVGFSGFFEDQDFVYVVLELCRRRSLLELHKRRKAVTEPEARYYMRQTIMGCQYLHRNRVIHRDLKLGNLFLNDDMEVKIGDFGLATKIEFDGERKKTLCGTPNYIAPEVLGKKGHSFEVDIWSLGCILYTLLVGKPPFETSCLKETYMRIKKNEYTIPKHINPVAANLISKMLQSDPNTRPTIDELLTDDFFTSGYIPVRLPTTCLTVPPRFSIAPSSIEPSRKPLAALNKGPESPMVEKQAISEKDDEVISEPVDCYLSEMFQQLTSVNAAKPSERPVIRQEEAEDPACNPIFWVSKWVDYSDKYGLGYQLCDNSVGVLFNDSTRLIMYNDGDSLQYIERNNAESYLNVRSYPTVLTKKITLLKYFRNYMSEHLLKAGANITPREGDELARLPYLRTWFRTRSAIILHLSNGTVQINFFQDHTKIILCPLMAAVAYIDEKREFRTYKLSLIEEHGCCKELASRLRYARTMVEKLKNTQSGSARAKPSA, encoded by the exons ATGTCCGCCATCCCCGGGAAGGCCGGAGCCCCGCTGGCCGTCATGAAGCAGCCCGAGCCTGCCCGGACCGCTGCCCCGGCGCCCAAGGAGATCCCCGAAACGCTGGTGGACCCCCGCACCCGGCGGCGCTACCGGCGCGGCCGCTTCCTGGGCAAGGGCGGCTTCGCCAAGTGCTTCGAGATCACGGACATGGAGACGGAGGAGGTGCTGGCGGGTAAGATCGTGCCCAAGAGCCTGCTGCTGAAGCCGCACCAGAAGGAGAAGATGAGCATGGAGATCTCCATCCACCGCAGCCTGGGCCACCGGCACGTGGTGGGCTTCAGCGGCTTCTTCGAGGACCAGGACTTCGTCTACGTGGTGCTGGAGCTCTGCCGGCGGAGG TCTCTACTGGAGTTGCACAAGAGGAGGAAAGCGGTGACTGAACCAGAGGCCCGATACTACATGCGACAAACCATCATGGGGTGCCAGTACTTACACCGTAACCGGGTCATCCACCGGGATCTCAAGCTGGGTAACCTCTTCCTCAATGATGACATGGAGGTGAAAATAG GTGACTTTGGTTTGGCAACGAAAATAGAATTTGATGGTGAACGGAAGAAAACGCTGTGCGGGACCCCAAACTACATCGCTCCTGAAGTCCTCGGCAAAAAGGGTCACAGTTTTGAGGTGGACATCTGGTCTCTCGGCTGTATCTT GTACACACTCCTTGTTGGCAAGCCGCCCTTTGAAACATCCTGTCTGAAGGAAACCTACATGCGCATCAAAAAGAATGAGTACACTATCCCAAAG CACATTAACCCCGTAGCTGCTAATCTGATTTCGAAAATGCTGCAATCTGATCCCAACACGCGCCCGACCATTGACGAGCTGCTGACGGACGACTTCTTCACGTCTGGATATATCCCAGTCCGGCTCCCCACCACCTGTCTGACCGTGCCCCCCCGTTTTTCTATTGCCCCCAGCAGTATTGAGCCCAGTCGTAAACCTCTGGCTGCTCTCAACAAAG GTCCTGAGAGTCCCATGGTGGAGAAACAAGCAATTTCCGAAAAGGATGATGAGGTGATTTCAGAGCCCGTTGACTGCTACCTCTCGGAAATGTTCCAGCAGCTCACCAGTGTCAATGCCGCCAAGCCTTCAGAGCGGCCAGTCATCCGACAAG AGGAGGCTGAGGATCCTGCCTGCAATCCCATTTTCTGGGTTAGCAAGTGGGTCGATTATTCTGACAAGTATGGATTGG GCTACCAGTTGTGTGATAATAGTGTCGGAGTTCTGTTCAATGACTCCACCCGGTTGATCATGTACAACGATGGCGACAGCCTGCAGTATATTGAGCGGAATAATGCAGAGTCGTATCTCAACGTCAGGTCCTACCCCACAGTCCTGACGAAGAAG ATCACACTGCTGAAGTACTTCAGGAACTACATGAGTGAGCATTTGTTGAAGGCTGGGGCCAACATCACCCCGCGTGAGGGCGATGAGCTGGCTCGCCTGCCCTACCTCCGAACCTGGTTCCGCACCCGAAGTGCAATCATTCTTCACTTGAGCAATGGCACTGTGCAGATCAACTTCTTCCAG GATCACACAAAGATAATACTCTGTCCCCTGATGGCTGCTGTTGCCTACATTGATGAGAAGCGGGAGTTCCGCACCTACAAGCTAAGCTTGATAGAGGAGCACGGTTGCTGCAAGGAACTAGCGAGTCGATTGAGATATGCGCGTACCATGGTGGAAAAGCTCAAAAATACACAATCTGGATCTGCACGTGCAAAGCCTTCTGCTTAG